A genomic window from Macaca mulatta isolate MMU2019108-1 chromosome 19, T2T-MMU8v2.0, whole genome shotgun sequence includes:
- the MVB12A gene encoding multivesicular body subunit 12A, producing the protein MDPVPGTDSAPLAGLAWSSASAPPPRGFSAISCTVEGAPASFGKSFAQKSGYFLCLSSLGSLENPQENVVADIQIVVDKSPLPLGFSPVCDPMDSKASVSKKKRMCVKLLPLGAADTAVFDVRLSGKTKTVPGYLRIGDMGGFAIWCKKAKAPRPVPKPRGLSRDMQGLSLDAASQPSKGGLLERTPSRLGSRASTLRRNDSIYEASSLYGISAMDGVPFTLHPRFEGKSCSPLAFSAFGDLTIKSLADIEEEYNYGFVVEKTAAARLPPSVS; encoded by the exons ATGGATCCTGTACCCGGGACAGACTCGGCGCCGCTGGCTGGCCTGGCTTGGTCGTCGGCCTCTGCACCCCCGCCGCGGGGGTTCAGCGCG ATCTCCTGCACCGTCGAGGGGGCACCCGCCAGCTTTGGCAAGAGCTTCGCGCAGAAATCTGGCTACTTCCTGTGCCTTAGTTCTCTGGGCAGCCTAGAG AACCCCCAGGAGAACGTGGTGGCCGATATCCAGATCGTGGTGGACAAGAGCCCCCTGCCGCTGGGCTTCTCCCCGGTCTGCGACCCCATGGATTCCA AGGCCTCTGTGTCCAAGAAGAAACGCATGTGTGTGAAGCTGTTGcccctgggagctgcagacacAGCTGTGTTTGATGTCCGGCTGAGTGGAAAGACCAAGACAGTGCCTGGATACCTTCGAATAGG GGACATGGGCGGCTTTGCCATCTGGTGCAAGAAGGCCAAGGCCCCGAGGCCAGTGCCCAAGCCCCGAGGTCTCAGCCGGGACATGCAGGGCCTGTCTCTGGATGCAGCCAGCCAGCCGAG TAAGGGCGGCCTCCTGGAGCGGACACCGTCAAGGCTGGGCTCTCGGGCATCCACTCTGCGGAGGAATGACTCCATCTACGAGGCCTCTAGCCTCTATGGCATCTCAG CCATGGATGGGGTTCCCTTCACACTCCACCCACGATTTGAGGGCAAGAGCTGCAGCCCCCTG gccttctctgcttttGGGGACCTGACCATCAAGTCTCTGGCGGACATTGAGGAGGAG taTAACTACGGCTTCGTGGTGGAGAAGACTGCGGCTGCCCGCCTGCCCCCCAGCGTCTCGTAG